In one Musa acuminata AAA Group cultivar baxijiao chromosome BXJ2-5, Cavendish_Baxijiao_AAA, whole genome shotgun sequence genomic region, the following are encoded:
- the LOC103985687 gene encoding large ribosomal subunit protein uL5c — MAIAASASAVRFSLLAAQPLHLPTHWEPAIRLRSTTTRQAVRASAAAALPPLLASSPTGIVLVDRTEAEKVNRLKTAYLEKVVPLLKEEFSYKNIHEVPKIEKVVVNCGMGDAEQNSKGLEAAMKDLALITGQRPVKTKAKNSIAAFKLREGATVGIAVTLRGNVMYSFLDRLINLGLPRTRDFQGVNPNSFDGHGNYSIGFRDQSVFPEIRHEALGKQKGMDVCITTTAKTDNEAQRLLALLGMPFREGGGGPTVVVHKKKRKAAHFDSKSRGRK; from the exons ATGGCAATCGCCGCCTCCGCTTCCGCGGTACGCTTCTCGTTGCTCGCCGCTCAGCCTCTCCATCTTCCCACTCATTGGGAGCCTGCTATCCGCCTCAGGTCCACAACAACCCGGCAGGCCGTCagggcctccgccgccgccgccttacCCCCGTTGCTCGCGTCGTCGCCGACCGGCATAGTTCTTGTGGACCGCACGGAGGCCGAGAAGGTCAACCGTCTCAAGACCGCCTACCTGGAGAAGGTCGTCCCCCTCCTCAAAGAGGAGTTCTCCTACAAGAACATCCACGAG GTGCCCAAGATAGAGAAGGTTGTGGTGAACTGTGGAATGGGGGACGCGGAGCAGAACTCGAAGGGGTTGGAGGCGGCAATGAAAGACTTGGCGCTGATAACGGGGCAGAGGCCGGTGAAGACCAAGGCGAAGAACTCCATTGCTGCTTTCAAGCTGAGGGAGGGCGCCACTGTTGGCATTGCCGTCACCCTCCGCGGTAAT GTAATGTACTCATTTCTTGACCGGCTCATAAACCTTGGGCTCCCAAGGACCAGAGATTTCCAAGGTGTCAATCCAAACAGTTTTGATGGGCATGGAAACTATAGCATCGGCTTCCGTGATCAAAGTGTGTTCCCAGAGATCCGACATGAAGCCCTTGGTAAGCAGAAGGGAATGGACGTTTGCATAACAACCACCGCAAAGACAGATAATGAGGCGCAAAGATTGCTTGCTCTTCTTGGCATGCCATTTAGAGAGGGTGGAGGAGGCCC